A genome region from Glycine max cultivar Williams 82 chromosome 5, Glycine_max_v4.0, whole genome shotgun sequence includes the following:
- the LOC102666746 gene encoding putative invertase inhibitor, which translates to MKFASYLVIFLIFLFHCSNGSNLIPQSCKEASKHDPNLSYDFCVASLEEASSKCHPPPTNFEDLVGMSIQLTESNVTNMVSIISNLLENKSFDQYTKACLKDCFDLYSDSLSALDDAVVAFKSKDLDTAAINLSATFDNSVTCEDQFKDKKGETSSPLTMENRVYFQLNVISLAFIQMFRQHY; encoded by the coding sequence ATGAAATTCGCTTCATACCTAGTGATTTTCTTGATCTTTCTCTTTCATTGCTCAAATGGTTCCAATCTTATCCCTCAATCATGCAAAGAGGCCTCCAAGCATGACCCAAATTTGAGCTATGATTTCTGTGTTGCATCCCTTGAAGAAGCCTCCTCCAAGTGTCACCCACCACCCACCAACTTTGAAGACCTTGTGGGCATGTCAATTCAGCTAACAGAATCCAACGTAACCAACATGGTTTCCATCATTTCAAACCTTTTGGAGAACAAAAGTTTTGATCAATACACAAAAGCTTGCCTAAAAGATTGCTTTGATCTTTACTCGGATTCGCTTTCGGCTTTAGATGATGCTGTGGTTGCTTTCAAGTCCAAGGATTTGGACACGGCTGCTATAAACTTGAGCGCTACCTTCGATAATTCTGTTACATGTGAAGATCAATTCAAGGATAAGAAAGGTGAAACTTCTTCTCCTTTAACAATGGAGAACCGCGTGTACTTCCAACTCAATGTAATATCTCTGGCCTTCATCCAAATGTTTCGTCAACATTATTGA